The genomic stretch CAGAAGCTAACATGAGTGCAAACGTCCGGAAGTCCGAATCCCAGGCCCCAACCGCGGGAGGTCTGGATGGCATCCACCGTGCCTCTTTGCAAAGCTTCCATGATTTCCGCGGTAGGAATGGTCAAAGGGGAGGCACCCAGGAGCTTCATGGCGAGGGTGGTAATCAACCCGGATGTTCGGATTTTATACCCTTTGAAGTCGTCCACCGTGGCAACCGCTTTTTTGCCCCAGATGCCATCGAGAGCTTCCACGGCAATATCGGCGATTTTCACTAAACCTTTTTCAGCGTAGGATTTCCTTTCAATTTCAATCAGCCTGGGATCGTTGAGGAAGGCCTCATATTCGAAAATATTGTCCCAGAAGAAGGGGAGGGCGTAATCCCATTGGGGGAAGGTGCCGGCAACCCAGGGTATTCTTTCCCAGCCGATGTCGGCACGCCCGGCAATAACCGCGTGCACCACCTCGTTTACGGGAAACAACCCCATCTTTGTGTCCAGTACGAGACGTCCTCCGGACCTTAGCTCCAGCAGCTTTTGAAAACGTGGATAGGGGTAGAATGTCCAGGTG from Deltaproteobacteria bacterium encodes the following:
- the dctP gene encoding TRAP transporter substrate-binding protein DctP, yielding MKRNRLWMIFGSFSLILTLLFSLLVVDADAAPAQKPGQKITWVFATNPGPAANTWTFYPYPRFQKLLELRSGGRLVLDTKMGLFPVNEVVHAVIAGRADIGWERIPWVAGTFPQWDYALPFFWDNIFEYEAFLNDPRLIEIERKSYAEKGLVKIADIAVEALDGIWGKKAVATVDDFKGYKIRTSGLITTLAMKLLGASPLTIPTAEIMEALQRGTVDAIQTSRGWGLGFGLPDVCTHVSFWKFQSVFGGMLVVNKAKFDALPADLKKIVLDTGREMQGQTIFGAKVEELEAEVGLKVSRMKVTQPTQAEINKARDLVRPTIDKWLELAGPQGKQILDIAAQYAGGAKVMMKK